The DNA segment GTTCTGATACTTTGCCCGAAAGTTGGGACAAGTTTCCACAAACTTCCCATGCAGATTCTTTCTCGAAGCCGGCTGCACTAAATAACCTTGATTTTGAAATGCTGTCTCACAATGATAAGATGCTAAATATAATGGACGAACAATTGGACCATACAACTGGGATTGCAGACTCGGATACAATGGCATATGAGAATTGGACAAGAGCAGGTGAAGGAGTTCAGCAGGCTCCTGAGTGTTATATGACCGCAAATTTTGGTGTTGGGGAGCTCAGTGCCTATCGTAGTGGTGGTATCCAAACATCATTAAATAATGGCATCTTGTCCTCCAGATTAAGAGACAGTAATAAGGTGCAAAAGGTGTTTCCTCAGCCTTTGCCTTTCAGTGGGTCAAGTTTCCTTATTCAAAACCACCAGTTACACAGAAGGAATGACAAAAATGAACTGATAGGTGGTGCTGATATACCTACAGTTTCTGGGCTCTCAAATTCATTTTTTCCTGCTCCTGCAACTGCCTTTTCAAGTAACAATTTTTTGGTTTATCCAAAGGTTGAAAATGATATACTTCAGTATGATAGGTCTTCTCATCACCTTGATAATTTCAAAGAAGCTTCTTTAGAAAAAACCATTTTGGTTCCTCATGATCACCATGCTGATGTGAAGGGTAGAGAACTGCCTGTCTCATTGTCATCAACTTCAATGAAGCAGCAGTTCAGCTGTGCAATGTTAGGGCAAAAACACAGTTCTTTAAAAGTTCCTGGTTCTCGTCTATCTACAACCACTCATCGAGGAGCTCAGCGAAGCTTGTTGCCTCAAAGAAGCCAtagtgaggatgatgatgatctGTGCATTCTCGAGGATATAAGTGCACCTGCAAAGGCAAATCCATGTGCTAATGGCAAGTCTCTTGTTGCTCTACAGCGTACTACAATTACTAACTCTTTTATTCCAGCTGAAGTGGGACAAATGAGGCCGAAGTCAAATGATGAGCTTGTTATTTATCGAGCTGCCTTGCAGGTGAGGACTTATAGCTGTCGCTATTTCAATACACACCTGTTGCAATAACTGTGCTCTGAAATGTTGTCATGCTATTTTCGCtgttttaaaattaatatttatctTTAACTGTTTCTCTGGTAATTATTCGCACCCACTTGAATGGTTTTTTTTCTTGTGTATCTTTATTGATAATAGTTTGTTAGTTAAAAAGATGGGAGTTGAAATCCTTTAAGCATGTGCAATTCAAGGGATTAGTTGGATTCTTTACTTTTATGCTGTCCAATTTATTGTTTGCTGTGTATGTGGATGATCAATACAGAAAATTCCTTCCTGACTTTTGAAAGCTGTCTGTGTTTAAAGTTGTTGTTTGATGGAACACGATGACACTACGTGGGTGCCTTTTGCGCCCGTGAGAAAATATGCCTTGTTTTCACTTAAAGAAATAAATTCTGATTGGACTAAGGCTGTGGTACCTGTTGCAGGATCTCTCTCAGCCGAAATCAGAAGAAAATCCACCCGATGGTCTTTTGGCTGTTCCTCTATTGAGACACCAGGTTCAGCACTGTTTGATGGTTTATGTTTATAGGAATTATAAGTTTCGATTTTCTAAGTGCAGCATGTACCTGAATTTATTCTTCAAGATGTGGAGATCATTAATATCGTACTGAGGGCGTCTACTTGAATTTTTGGTGCAATTGCCCGGGAATTGAGAGAATTAAATTTTACTAAAATTGTTTCGTTATCGCCAAAAGAAAGCTGCTGCTGACAAAATACATCAATGATATGTGAATTTTCTGAATTATTCTATTGGTTGAACATATTGTGTTGTCTGAAATTCTGTAGCTTATCTGAAGATATGGTTAAAAATAGTTGCATTATAACTGATACTAAGCCAATAACTCCTTTCGCTGAAAACATCCTTGTGGAACTTTGTATATGCTTGTGTATTTTACTGCCCTAGATTATTGTTCGGGTGTTTCATTTTTCTTGATCTGCTTCTCtatctgtttttcttttttcatttattCATATTATAGTTTATAGCAGGCTGTTTAGGTTCTCTATGCCTCTTCCTCCTCCTGAAGAAGAATTAACCAGGGAAAAACAAGAGATAAAATGTATTATATATTGAATTGGTGTGAGGAATTATCTGAATTATATCCGTTCAATTTACACGCAGCGCATTGCTTTATCATGGATGGTCAAGAAGGAAAAAACTGGTGTACCCTGTTGTGGTGGGATTCTTGCTGACGATCAGGTAACTTTTTGACACTTTAAACTTCTCAATGTTTTGTCTGTCTACATGAGTAAAGTTGCCTTCGAATTGGTCGCCCTTTTAGTAATCTTTTTTCTTTGGGTTGTTGTAGGGACTTGGAAAAACTGTATCAACAATTGCACTTATACTCAAAGAAAGGTCTCCATCTTCGAGAGTTTCTACAGCCATGGCCAGACAAACTAAAACGGAGACATTGAATTTGGACGATGATGATATTTCATGTGAGCTTGACAAGTCAAAGCTAGGTGCCTATTCTTATCAAGTCAATGATAATTCTAGCATAGGCGGTAAAACTTCTATGCATACAAAAGGGAGGCCTGCTGCGGGCACCCTTATCGTTTGTCCTACCAGTGTCCTTCGTCAGTGGTCTGAGGAGTTGCACAATAAGGTAACAAGCAAAGCAAATCTTTCTGTCCTAGTATACCATGGTAGCAATAGAACAAAGGACCCTATTGAACTAGCAAAGTACGATGTGGTGGTCACAACTTATTCAATAGTAAGCATGGAGGTCCCTAAGCAGCCTCTTGTGGAAGATGATGATGAGACAGGAAAAGGAACTCATGAATCACCTTCTAGTAAAAAGAGAAAATCTCCTTCGAGCTCAAAGAAAAGTTCATCAAAGGCAAAAAAAGAAGTGGAGAAGGAATTGCTTGAAGCCACTGCGCGCCCTCTTGCAAGGGTGGGATGGTATAGGATTGTGCTGGATGAGGCTCAAAGCATCAAGAATTACAGAACCCAAGTAGCTAGGGCTTGTTGGGGTCTTCGTGCTAAACGTAGATGGTGTTTGTCAGGGACACCTATCCAAAACGCAGTTGATGACCTTTACAGTTACTTCAGGTTTCTCAAATATGACCCATATGCAGTGTATAAACAATTCTGCTCCACAATAAAGTTTCCAATCCAGAAACATCCAACAACTGGGTACAGAAAGCTGCAAGCAGTGCTTAAGACTGTTATGCTTCGTCGCACTAAAGGTGAATataataacttcagcatgtacTTTTCCTCTATAAGCTGTATACCATTTTAGACAGGCTTGCTCCTTATATGATATAATATGATTCACTTGTGGTTGCATCTTTTTTTGATGCCAAACCATTCATGTCTATTTCTATTTCAATACTGATAAAAGGGTAGAGGATCTGCGAGCACTCTTCTAGCTCTTCATTGCCCCAACCTTTCTTTTTATACTTCCCGCATCAGTATATTACATGATTTCAAGTAAAGTACTATATGATGCCCAAATTATGTTCTAAGTTACAACTTATCTGGAAAAAAGCACTTATGTGCTATAAGTTACAATTTCCTCCTCATCCTTCACTTTATTCTTAGTTTATCCTCAATTTATCACTTCTCTTTTCAGATGGTCTTTAGTGTCCCTCCAGTAAGGAAATTGGAGCTAAAATCTGACATCATGTGAGAGACACGTGATGTTCACTTGGGTAATTTtgcttgaaatttttattttaaaatgaatatttttttaaggaaataGAAGTAACcaggagaaagaaaaaaagaaaagaggagaaaaacTTGATCTTTCTGACTGAGAAacgaaagagaaaaaaaaaggaaaacgaaAGAAAAGTAAAAAGTAGAACATATGATTGCCACAAATCCAGGTCCTTTTCTCCCCGCAAGGCTCCTCCATGGCTTCAACCACCTCTATAGTCAATCCTGACTCCAACATCTACAGCAAGTCCTGCCCACTGTTTAGTCAACACCACCCCCTTGTGCCCCAACCTGGAACTCCCCTacctgagttgagcaataaatatGCAACCTCCTCCACCACCCTAACTTCAAAATCAAGAAACTTGCATCCGTCTTAACACCCGCACAAATTCTTAATCGAGAAAGCCCAAAGTGGTAGCAGGCAAGCAAAAAATGTAGAGGATATAGGAATTCCGGGAATATCAGACCCACCATCACAGGTGCTGGGGGCCACTTGTAGATATTTGTTGAGTGGCTGCTGCTGTGGGGATTCAGGCAGGAGAGTAGGGGTAGGTGCGGGGGACACATGAAGAGGGAGAGGGTGGATAGGAAACAAAaagcttggggggggggggggatgggtTGTGGATGCTGAGATTTTCAAAACCATCCAGCTAAATGGGATGGGCGAAAAACAGGTGGGTTTGGTGGGACATAGAAgaaagcaatttttttttctttctctttccttttcacTTCTTTTAGTTAACTGTTAAGGTATAGTGTTTTTTCAAAGTTACACTTGTAAATCATCATGTTTTACTAAGATTTAGCACCAATTTGGCTTCTGGCTAGGATCATCTAAAATTAAAAATGTTATATTGATGATGCTATGGGGACAAAGTGATAGGTAATGACGAAATTGTAGCTTCCAGCATAAGTTAGGAACATGTAAGTGATTTACTCCAAATTtccttttattctgtgcattgtgCAGATGCTAGTAGGGATTTTTTGTCCATATTAAATTTTAGAGATGTGTCCTGACAGAGTTTGTACAGTAAGTACTTTCTTGGTGCGTTACCATTTGTTTGcggctatgttgctcggactctcaaAAGCgctgccgcacccgtgtcggatcttCCAAGAATGCACTaaatttggaggatccgacacgcacccaacaacatttttgaagagtccgagTAACATAGGTTTGCGGTATAGGTTAGTCCTATATTCCCTGTTTGCTCTCCTATGTGTTGCAGATTCATTCTTGgaattatgtttatttttttaaaataatttcaaaGTTTCTCTTTTTGTTCTTCGGAAAGAAAAGGATCATATGGTCTATTTGGTTCATCTGAGCCCAATTATTGTTCTTATCTTTAACATGTTACTCATAAATGTTCAGACATGCAGC comes from the Nicotiana tabacum cultivar K326 chromosome 14, ASM71507v2, whole genome shotgun sequence genome and includes:
- the LOC107812699 gene encoding helicase-like transcription factor CHR28 isoform X2, with product MMMADQSSQYSLPSDDLSVEFGMNFDELSMDIDDIWRIIDEDPDPSLPSMPEVFMPNDMGQGYSDLERASSSGGQFLGHIGVSPSSNSEASDSRTGVSDGSSDSAGNSNVDGGKLEFQLGIDSPVHSFCRNLTERKPGQDNDRSTHKDNFSRCTSSNVQQERLLLSQSTTENKLRTSETLAAEETPSIEVAASSNDEPYAGFSLCQSSDTLPESWDKFPQTSHADSFSKPAALNNLDFEMLSHNDKMLNIMDEQLDHTTGIADSDTMAYENWTRAGEGVQQAPECYMTANFGVGELSAYRSGGIQTSLNNGILSSRLRDSNKVQKVFPQPLPFSGSSFLIQNHQLHRRNDKNELIGGADIPTVSGLSNSFFPAPATAFSSNNFLVYPKVENDILQYDRSSHHLDNFKEASLEKTILVPHDHHADVKGRELPVSLSSTSMKQQFSCAMLGQKHSSLKVPGSRLSTTTHRGAQRSLLPQRSHSEDDDDLCILEDISAPAKANPCANGKSLVALQRTTITNSFIPAEVGQMRPKSNDELVIYRAALQDLSQPKSEENPPDGLLAVPLLRHQRIALSWMVKKEKTGVPCCGGILADDQGLGKTVSTIALILKERSPSSRVSTAMARQTKTETLNLDDDDISCELDKSKLGAYSYQVNDNSSIGGKTSMHTKGRPAAGTLIVCPTSVLRQWSEELHNKVTSKANLSVLVYHGSNRTKDPIELAKYDVVVTTYSIVSMEVPKQPLVEDDDETGKGTHESPSSKKRKSPSSSKKSSSKAKKEVEKELLEATARPLARVGWYRIVLDEAQSIKNYRTQVARACWGLRAKRRWCLSGTPIQNAVDDLYSYFRFLKYDPYAVYKQFCSTIKFPIQKHPTTGYRKLQAVLKTVMLRRTKGTFLDGEPIINLPPKRIILRKVDFTDEERDFYCRLESESRAQFAEYAAAGTVKQNYVNILLMLLRLRQACDHPLLVGGSNSGSVWRSSIEEAKKLPREKLADLLNCLEGSLAICGICSDPPEDAVVTVCGHVFCNQCICEHLSGDDTKCPVSACKTQLSVSSVFSKAMLSDSLSDQPSLQKNPDCAGSEVAESSICSPYDSSKIKAALQMLQSLSKPKACTLRDCISRSDDEGTSPSENKCDNHAGESRMNSSSKDTTTIVGEKAIVFSQWTGMLDLLETCLKSSSIQYRRLDGTMSVLARDKAVKDFNTLPEVSVMIMSLKAASLGLNMVAACHVLLLDLWWNPTTEDQAIDRAHRIGQTRPVTVLRLTIKDTVEDRILALQQKKREMVASAFGEDETGSRQTRLTVEDLEYLFKI
- the LOC107812699 gene encoding helicase-like transcription factor CHR28 isoform X1, with translation MMMADQSSQYSLPSDDLSVEFGMNFDELSMDIDDIWRIIDEDPDPSLPSMPEVFMPNDMGQVGYSDLERASSSGGQFLGHIGVSPSSNSEASDSRTGVSDGSSDSAGNSNVDGGKLEFQLGIDSPVHSFCRNLTERKPGQDNDRSTHKDNFSRCTSSNVQQERLLLSQSTTENKLRTSETLAAEETPSIEVAASSNDEPYAGFSLCQSSDTLPESWDKFPQTSHADSFSKPAALNNLDFEMLSHNDKMLNIMDEQLDHTTGIADSDTMAYENWTRAGEGVQQAPECYMTANFGVGELSAYRSGGIQTSLNNGILSSRLRDSNKVQKVFPQPLPFSGSSFLIQNHQLHRRNDKNELIGGADIPTVSGLSNSFFPAPATAFSSNNFLVYPKVENDILQYDRSSHHLDNFKEASLEKTILVPHDHHADVKGRELPVSLSSTSMKQQFSCAMLGQKHSSLKVPGSRLSTTTHRGAQRSLLPQRSHSEDDDDLCILEDISAPAKANPCANGKSLVALQRTTITNSFIPAEVGQMRPKSNDELVIYRAALQDLSQPKSEENPPDGLLAVPLLRHQRIALSWMVKKEKTGVPCCGGILADDQGLGKTVSTIALILKERSPSSRVSTAMARQTKTETLNLDDDDISCELDKSKLGAYSYQVNDNSSIGGKTSMHTKGRPAAGTLIVCPTSVLRQWSEELHNKVTSKANLSVLVYHGSNRTKDPIELAKYDVVVTTYSIVSMEVPKQPLVEDDDETGKGTHESPSSKKRKSPSSSKKSSSKAKKEVEKELLEATARPLARVGWYRIVLDEAQSIKNYRTQVARACWGLRAKRRWCLSGTPIQNAVDDLYSYFRFLKYDPYAVYKQFCSTIKFPIQKHPTTGYRKLQAVLKTVMLRRTKGTFLDGEPIINLPPKRIILRKVDFTDEERDFYCRLESESRAQFAEYAAAGTVKQNYVNILLMLLRLRQACDHPLLVGGSNSGSVWRSSIEEAKKLPREKLADLLNCLEGSLAICGICSDPPEDAVVTVCGHVFCNQCICEHLSGDDTKCPVSACKTQLSVSSVFSKAMLSDSLSDQPSLQKNPDCAGSEVAESSICSPYDSSKIKAALQMLQSLSKPKACTLRDCISRSDDEGTSPSENKCDNHAGESRMNSSSKDTTTIVGEKAIVFSQWTGMLDLLETCLKSSSIQYRRLDGTMSVLARDKAVKDFNTLPEVSVMIMSLKAASLGLNMVAACHVLLLDLWWNPTTEDQAIDRAHRIGQTRPVTVLRLTIKDTVEDRILALQQKKREMVASAFGEDETGSRQTRLTVEDLEYLFKI